A region of the Prochlorothrix hollandica PCC 9006 = CALU 1027 genome:
CTTAAATCGGTTTCTGCGGGCGGAACAGTTGCAAAAGGGCTTTGGCTATTTTGTGTTGGCAGTGGCGATTTTAGTGTTAATCAAGCAATAATGGCCCTAGCCCCCCCACCCCCCCCAGTCCCATGCTCCAGATCACGCCCCACACTGCCATTCCCCTCAGCGACATTGACCTGAGCGCCGTCCGTTCCCAAGGGGCTGGGGGCCAGAATGTGAACAAGGTTGCCACGGCGATTCACCTGCGTTTTGATATCCATGGCTCGTCCCTGTCGCCCCTGTATAAGGAGCGGTTGCTACAGTTGGGGGACAGTCGGATCACCAAAGATGGGGTCATTGTCCTCAAGGCCCAGCAGCACCGCACCCAGGAACAAAATAAGGCGGATGCCCTCGATCGCCTGCGGATCTTGCTCCAAAGTGTCACCCACACCCCCAAACCCCGCAAAGCCACAAAACCCTCCCGCAGCGCCAAAACCAAGCGCCTCGACCATAAAACTAAGCGGGGACAAGTGAAGGCACTGCGGGGCAAGGTGCAGGATGATGGTTAACGAGGGTTAAGACCAGGGATCCCCTTCAGCGGCGGTATTTTAGCGGTTAACGCAACGGTTAACGCAACGATTCACGCAACGGCTAACGGGATTGCTGAAATTTCCTTTGATGCTCCAGAAAGGCTTGATGCCACTCAGCAAAGCGACGATCGCCGTCCCGTACCAAGGCTTGCCGATACTGTTCTGAAGGAATCCAGCGGCTTTTGGCTTGGGCTTGTCGCTGGCGTTGATCCTGGTGATACTGGTGCTGGTGTTGGCGATACCGAGTCTGCCACTCTTGCCGCCGCCGATCGCCGTCTCGCACCAGGGCTTGGCGATACTGTTCTGAGTCAAAGGGACGGTGATGGGCAGGAGAGGGTTGTGGTTCGGCTGGCTCCGCAACAATTTCTGGTTCCGCAACGCTCTCTGGCTCCGCAACGATTTCTAGCTCACTAGCTGTTTCTAGGGCGGTAACCATTTCTGGCTCA
Encoded here:
- the arfB gene encoding alternative ribosome rescue aminoacyl-tRNA hydrolase ArfB — protein: MLQITPHTAIPLSDIDLSAVRSQGAGGQNVNKVATAIHLRFDIHGSSLSPLYKERLLQLGDSRITKDGVIVLKAQQHRTQEQNKADALDRLRILLQSVTHTPKPRKATKPSRSAKTKRLDHKTKRGQVKALRGKVQDDG